One stretch of Xiphophorus hellerii strain 12219 chromosome 21, Xiphophorus_hellerii-4.1, whole genome shotgun sequence DNA includes these proteins:
- the rps6ka3b gene encoding ribosomal protein S6 kinase alpha-3 isoform X1, which produces MTGCSACAASAAAGLVRALRRLKSLRRFLLSSGSDSGAGCWEKPGLEKLKALECCGPESLSEADDVPIKEISITHHVKEGSEKADPRQFELRKVLGQGSFGKVFLVRKVTGPDAGQLYAMKVLKKATLKVRDRVRTKMERDILVEVNHPFIVKLHYAFQTEGKLYLILDFLRGGDLFTRLSKEVMFTEEDVKFYLAELALALDHLHGLGIIYRDLKPENILLDEAGHIKLTDFGLSKESIDHENKAYSFCGTVEYMAPEVVNRRGHTHSADWWSYGVLMFEMLTGTLPFQGKDRKETMTMILKAKLGMPQFLSSEAQSLLRNLFKRNPANRLGAGPDGVEEIKRHSFFSRIDWNKLFRTEISPPFKPAVGRPDDTFYFDPEFTAKTPRDSPGVPPSANAHQLFRGFSFVAITEEEPTPMPNTIVQQLHRSTSQYSDTYEIKEDIGVGSYSICKRCINKVTGMEYAVKIINKAKKDPTEEVEILLRYGQHPNIITLKDVYDDGRSVFLVTELMKGGELLDKILRQKFFSEREASAVLYTITKTVEYLHVNGVVHRDLKPSNILYVDESGNAESIRICDFGFAKQLRAENGLLMTPCYTANFVAPEVLKKQGYDAACDIWSLGVLLYTMLTGFTPFANGPDDTPEEILARIGSGKFSLTGGYWNSVSAEAKDLVSKMLHVDPHRRLTAAQVLRHPWVMHRDQLPKYTLNRQDAPHLVKGAMAATYSALNRNVPPVLEPVGCSTLAQRRGMKKITSTAL; this is translated from the exons gatGACGTTCCCATCAAAGAGATCAGCATCACCCACCATGTGAAGGAGGGGTCGGAGAAGGCCGACCCGCGGCAGTTCGAGCTCCGGAAAGTTCTGGGTCAGGGTTCGTTTGGGAAG GTGTTTCTGGTGAGGAAGGTCACAGGACCGGACGCAGGTCAGCTCTACGCCATGAAGGTCCTGAAGAAAGCCACGCTGAAAG ttcgcgaccgggtcagaaccaagATGGAGAGGGACATCCTGGTGGAGGTCAACCACCCCTTCATCGTCAAGCTGCATTACG CGTTTCAGACGGAGGGGAAGCTTTACCTCATCCTGGACTTCCTGAGAGGAGGAGACCTGTTCACCCGCCTCTCCAAGGAG GTCATGTTCACCGAGGAGGACGTGAAGTTCTACCTGGCGGAGCTCGCTCTGGCCCTCGACCACCTTCACGGCCTCGGCATCATTTACAGAGACCTGAAGCCTGAAAA CATCCTGCTGGACGAGGCCGGACACATCAAGCTGACAG ACTTCGGCCTGAGCAAAGAGTCGATAGACCACGAGAACAAGGCCTACTCCTTCTGCGGGACGGTGGAGTACATGGCGCCCGAGGTGGTGAACCGGCGGGGACACACGCACAGCGCCGACTGGTGGTCGTACGGCGTGCTGATG tttgagATGCTGACAGGAACGCTGCCGTTCCAAGGCAAAGACCGGAAGGAGACGATGACAATGATCCTCAA aGCCAAGCTGGGAATGCCGCAGTTCCTCAGCTCGGAAGCTCAGAGTCTCCTCAGGAACCTGTTCAAACGCAACCCAGCCAACAGACTGG GCGCCGGCCCGGACGGCGTGGAGGAAATCAAGAGGCATTCGTTCTTCAGCCGGATCGACTGGAAC AAACTTTTCCGCACAGAAATTTCTCCTCCGTTCAAACCGGCCGTCGGTCGACCTGACGACACTTTCTACTTTGATCCCGAGTTCACGGCGAAAACGCCCAGAG ACTCGCCGGGCGTCCCGCCCAGCGCCAACGCCCATCAGCTCTTCAGAGGCTTCAGCTTCGTGGCCATAACGGAGGAAGAGCCGACGCCGATGCCTAATACCATCGTACAG CAGCTTCACAGAAGCACGTCCCAGTATTCAGACACCTACGAGATCAAAGAGGACATCGGCGTCGGCTCCTACTCCATCTGCAAGCGCTGCATCAACAAAGTCACCGGCATGGAGTACGCCGTGAAG ATCATCAACAAGGCCAAGAAGGATCCAACAGAAGAAGTGGAAATCCTGCTGAGATACGGACAGCATCCGAACATCATCACCCTGAAGGAT GTGTATGACGACGGCCGCTCGGTGTTCCTGGTGACGGAGCTGATGAAGGGAGGAGAGCTGCTGGATAAGATCCTGCGGCAGAAGTTCTTCTCTGAGCGGGAAGCCAGCGCCGTGCTCTACACCATCACCAAGACCGTGGAGTATCTGCACGTCAACGGG GTGGTGCACAGAGACCTGAAGCCCAGCAACATCCTGTACGTTGACGAGAGCGGCAACGCCGAGTCCATCCGGATCTGTGACTTTGGTTTCGCCAAACAGCTGAGAGCCGAGAACGGCCTGCTCATGACGCCATGCTACACCGCCAACTTCGTCGCTCCAGAG GTGTTGAAGAAGCAGGGATACGATGCAGCCTGTGACATCTGGAGTCTGGGCGTTCTGCTATACACAATGCTAACAGG TTTTACTCCTTTTGCTAACGGTCCAGATGACACACCAGAGGAGATTCTGGCTCGGATCGGCAGTGGGAAGTTCTCCCTCACTGGAGGATACTGGAACTCTGTCTCTGCTGAAGCAAAG GATCTGGTGTCCAAGATGCTGCATGTAGATCCTCATCGGCGACTGACGGCGGCTCAAGTCCTCAGACATCCCTGGGTGATGCACAGAGACCAGCTGCCCAAATACACCCTGAACAGACAGGATGCACCACACCTCGTCAAg GGCGCCATGGCCGCCACCTACTCGGCCCTGAACCGGAACGTTCCCCCGGTCCTGGAGCCGGTGGGCTGCTCCACTCTGGCCCAGCGGAGGGGGATGAAGAAGATCACCTCCACCGCTCTTtga
- the rps6ka3b gene encoding ribosomal protein S6 kinase alpha-3 isoform X2 — protein MTGCSACAASAAAGLVRALRRLKSLRRFLLSSGSDSGAGCWEKPGLEKLKALECCGPESLSEADDVPIKEISITHHVKEGSEKADPRQFELRKVLGQGSFGKVFLVRKVTGPDAGQLYAMKVLKKATLKVRDRVRTKMERDILVEVNHPFIVKLHYAFQTEGKLYLILDFLRGGDLFTRLSKEVMFTEEDVKFYLAELALALDHLHGLGIIYRDLKPENILLDEAGHIKLTDFGLSKESIDHENKAYSFCGTVEYMAPEVVNRRGHTHSADWWSYGVLMFEMLTGTLPFQGKDRKETMTMILKAKLGMPQFLSSEAQSLLRNLFKRNPANRLGAGPDGVEEIKRHSFFSRIDWNKLFRTEISPPFKPAVGRPDDTFYFDPEFTAKTPRDSPGVPPSANAHQLFRGFSFVAITEEEPTPMPNTIVQLHRSTSQYSDTYEIKEDIGVGSYSICKRCINKVTGMEYAVKIINKAKKDPTEEVEILLRYGQHPNIITLKDVYDDGRSVFLVTELMKGGELLDKILRQKFFSEREASAVLYTITKTVEYLHVNGVVHRDLKPSNILYVDESGNAESIRICDFGFAKQLRAENGLLMTPCYTANFVAPEVLKKQGYDAACDIWSLGVLLYTMLTGFTPFANGPDDTPEEILARIGSGKFSLTGGYWNSVSAEAKDLVSKMLHVDPHRRLTAAQVLRHPWVMHRDQLPKYTLNRQDAPHLVKGAMAATYSALNRNVPPVLEPVGCSTLAQRRGMKKITSTAL, from the exons gatGACGTTCCCATCAAAGAGATCAGCATCACCCACCATGTGAAGGAGGGGTCGGAGAAGGCCGACCCGCGGCAGTTCGAGCTCCGGAAAGTTCTGGGTCAGGGTTCGTTTGGGAAG GTGTTTCTGGTGAGGAAGGTCACAGGACCGGACGCAGGTCAGCTCTACGCCATGAAGGTCCTGAAGAAAGCCACGCTGAAAG ttcgcgaccgggtcagaaccaagATGGAGAGGGACATCCTGGTGGAGGTCAACCACCCCTTCATCGTCAAGCTGCATTACG CGTTTCAGACGGAGGGGAAGCTTTACCTCATCCTGGACTTCCTGAGAGGAGGAGACCTGTTCACCCGCCTCTCCAAGGAG GTCATGTTCACCGAGGAGGACGTGAAGTTCTACCTGGCGGAGCTCGCTCTGGCCCTCGACCACCTTCACGGCCTCGGCATCATTTACAGAGACCTGAAGCCTGAAAA CATCCTGCTGGACGAGGCCGGACACATCAAGCTGACAG ACTTCGGCCTGAGCAAAGAGTCGATAGACCACGAGAACAAGGCCTACTCCTTCTGCGGGACGGTGGAGTACATGGCGCCCGAGGTGGTGAACCGGCGGGGACACACGCACAGCGCCGACTGGTGGTCGTACGGCGTGCTGATG tttgagATGCTGACAGGAACGCTGCCGTTCCAAGGCAAAGACCGGAAGGAGACGATGACAATGATCCTCAA aGCCAAGCTGGGAATGCCGCAGTTCCTCAGCTCGGAAGCTCAGAGTCTCCTCAGGAACCTGTTCAAACGCAACCCAGCCAACAGACTGG GCGCCGGCCCGGACGGCGTGGAGGAAATCAAGAGGCATTCGTTCTTCAGCCGGATCGACTGGAAC AAACTTTTCCGCACAGAAATTTCTCCTCCGTTCAAACCGGCCGTCGGTCGACCTGACGACACTTTCTACTTTGATCCCGAGTTCACGGCGAAAACGCCCAGAG ACTCGCCGGGCGTCCCGCCCAGCGCCAACGCCCATCAGCTCTTCAGAGGCTTCAGCTTCGTGGCCATAACGGAGGAAGAGCCGACGCCGATGCCTAATACCATCGTACAG CTTCACAGAAGCACGTCCCAGTATTCAGACACCTACGAGATCAAAGAGGACATCGGCGTCGGCTCCTACTCCATCTGCAAGCGCTGCATCAACAAAGTCACCGGCATGGAGTACGCCGTGAAG ATCATCAACAAGGCCAAGAAGGATCCAACAGAAGAAGTGGAAATCCTGCTGAGATACGGACAGCATCCGAACATCATCACCCTGAAGGAT GTGTATGACGACGGCCGCTCGGTGTTCCTGGTGACGGAGCTGATGAAGGGAGGAGAGCTGCTGGATAAGATCCTGCGGCAGAAGTTCTTCTCTGAGCGGGAAGCCAGCGCCGTGCTCTACACCATCACCAAGACCGTGGAGTATCTGCACGTCAACGGG GTGGTGCACAGAGACCTGAAGCCCAGCAACATCCTGTACGTTGACGAGAGCGGCAACGCCGAGTCCATCCGGATCTGTGACTTTGGTTTCGCCAAACAGCTGAGAGCCGAGAACGGCCTGCTCATGACGCCATGCTACACCGCCAACTTCGTCGCTCCAGAG GTGTTGAAGAAGCAGGGATACGATGCAGCCTGTGACATCTGGAGTCTGGGCGTTCTGCTATACACAATGCTAACAGG TTTTACTCCTTTTGCTAACGGTCCAGATGACACACCAGAGGAGATTCTGGCTCGGATCGGCAGTGGGAAGTTCTCCCTCACTGGAGGATACTGGAACTCTGTCTCTGCTGAAGCAAAG GATCTGGTGTCCAAGATGCTGCATGTAGATCCTCATCGGCGACTGACGGCGGCTCAAGTCCTCAGACATCCCTGGGTGATGCACAGAGACCAGCTGCCCAAATACACCCTGAACAGACAGGATGCACCACACCTCGTCAAg GGCGCCATGGCCGCCACCTACTCGGCCCTGAACCGGAACGTTCCCCCGGTCCTGGAGCCGGTGGGCTGCTCCACTCTGGCCCAGCGGAGGGGGATGAAGAAGATCACCTCCACCGCTCTTtga
- the rps6ka3b gene encoding ribosomal protein S6 kinase alpha-3 isoform X3 has protein sequence MPLAQLADPWQKMPVGGTAGEEAHHDPEDTAGDDDSMTACTDDVPIKEISITHHVKEGSEKADPRQFELRKVLGQGSFGKVFLVRKVTGPDAGQLYAMKVLKKATLKVRDRVRTKMERDILVEVNHPFIVKLHYAFQTEGKLYLILDFLRGGDLFTRLSKEVMFTEEDVKFYLAELALALDHLHGLGIIYRDLKPENILLDEAGHIKLTDFGLSKESIDHENKAYSFCGTVEYMAPEVVNRRGHTHSADWWSYGVLMFEMLTGTLPFQGKDRKETMTMILKAKLGMPQFLSSEAQSLLRNLFKRNPANRLGAGPDGVEEIKRHSFFSRIDWNKLFRTEISPPFKPAVGRPDDTFYFDPEFTAKTPRDSPGVPPSANAHQLFRGFSFVAITEEEPTPMPNTIVQQLHRSTSQYSDTYEIKEDIGVGSYSICKRCINKVTGMEYAVKIINKAKKDPTEEVEILLRYGQHPNIITLKDVYDDGRSVFLVTELMKGGELLDKILRQKFFSEREASAVLYTITKTVEYLHVNGVVHRDLKPSNILYVDESGNAESIRICDFGFAKQLRAENGLLMTPCYTANFVAPEVLKKQGYDAACDIWSLGVLLYTMLTGFTPFANGPDDTPEEILARIGSGKFSLTGGYWNSVSAEAKDLVSKMLHVDPHRRLTAAQVLRHPWVMHRDQLPKYTLNRQDAPHLVKGAMAATYSALNRNVPPVLEPVGCSTLAQRRGMKKITSTAL, from the exons gatGACGTTCCCATCAAAGAGATCAGCATCACCCACCATGTGAAGGAGGGGTCGGAGAAGGCCGACCCGCGGCAGTTCGAGCTCCGGAAAGTTCTGGGTCAGGGTTCGTTTGGGAAG GTGTTTCTGGTGAGGAAGGTCACAGGACCGGACGCAGGTCAGCTCTACGCCATGAAGGTCCTGAAGAAAGCCACGCTGAAAG ttcgcgaccgggtcagaaccaagATGGAGAGGGACATCCTGGTGGAGGTCAACCACCCCTTCATCGTCAAGCTGCATTACG CGTTTCAGACGGAGGGGAAGCTTTACCTCATCCTGGACTTCCTGAGAGGAGGAGACCTGTTCACCCGCCTCTCCAAGGAG GTCATGTTCACCGAGGAGGACGTGAAGTTCTACCTGGCGGAGCTCGCTCTGGCCCTCGACCACCTTCACGGCCTCGGCATCATTTACAGAGACCTGAAGCCTGAAAA CATCCTGCTGGACGAGGCCGGACACATCAAGCTGACAG ACTTCGGCCTGAGCAAAGAGTCGATAGACCACGAGAACAAGGCCTACTCCTTCTGCGGGACGGTGGAGTACATGGCGCCCGAGGTGGTGAACCGGCGGGGACACACGCACAGCGCCGACTGGTGGTCGTACGGCGTGCTGATG tttgagATGCTGACAGGAACGCTGCCGTTCCAAGGCAAAGACCGGAAGGAGACGATGACAATGATCCTCAA aGCCAAGCTGGGAATGCCGCAGTTCCTCAGCTCGGAAGCTCAGAGTCTCCTCAGGAACCTGTTCAAACGCAACCCAGCCAACAGACTGG GCGCCGGCCCGGACGGCGTGGAGGAAATCAAGAGGCATTCGTTCTTCAGCCGGATCGACTGGAAC AAACTTTTCCGCACAGAAATTTCTCCTCCGTTCAAACCGGCCGTCGGTCGACCTGACGACACTTTCTACTTTGATCCCGAGTTCACGGCGAAAACGCCCAGAG ACTCGCCGGGCGTCCCGCCCAGCGCCAACGCCCATCAGCTCTTCAGAGGCTTCAGCTTCGTGGCCATAACGGAGGAAGAGCCGACGCCGATGCCTAATACCATCGTACAG CAGCTTCACAGAAGCACGTCCCAGTATTCAGACACCTACGAGATCAAAGAGGACATCGGCGTCGGCTCCTACTCCATCTGCAAGCGCTGCATCAACAAAGTCACCGGCATGGAGTACGCCGTGAAG ATCATCAACAAGGCCAAGAAGGATCCAACAGAAGAAGTGGAAATCCTGCTGAGATACGGACAGCATCCGAACATCATCACCCTGAAGGAT GTGTATGACGACGGCCGCTCGGTGTTCCTGGTGACGGAGCTGATGAAGGGAGGAGAGCTGCTGGATAAGATCCTGCGGCAGAAGTTCTTCTCTGAGCGGGAAGCCAGCGCCGTGCTCTACACCATCACCAAGACCGTGGAGTATCTGCACGTCAACGGG GTGGTGCACAGAGACCTGAAGCCCAGCAACATCCTGTACGTTGACGAGAGCGGCAACGCCGAGTCCATCCGGATCTGTGACTTTGGTTTCGCCAAACAGCTGAGAGCCGAGAACGGCCTGCTCATGACGCCATGCTACACCGCCAACTTCGTCGCTCCAGAG GTGTTGAAGAAGCAGGGATACGATGCAGCCTGTGACATCTGGAGTCTGGGCGTTCTGCTATACACAATGCTAACAGG TTTTACTCCTTTTGCTAACGGTCCAGATGACACACCAGAGGAGATTCTGGCTCGGATCGGCAGTGGGAAGTTCTCCCTCACTGGAGGATACTGGAACTCTGTCTCTGCTGAAGCAAAG GATCTGGTGTCCAAGATGCTGCATGTAGATCCTCATCGGCGACTGACGGCGGCTCAAGTCCTCAGACATCCCTGGGTGATGCACAGAGACCAGCTGCCCAAATACACCCTGAACAGACAGGATGCACCACACCTCGTCAAg GGCGCCATGGCCGCCACCTACTCGGCCCTGAACCGGAACGTTCCCCCGGTCCTGGAGCCGGTGGGCTGCTCCACTCTGGCCCAGCGGAGGGGGATGAAGAAGATCACCTCCACCGCTCTTtga
- the rps6ka3b gene encoding ribosomal protein S6 kinase alpha-3 isoform X4 codes for MKTLLFYVRNRQYQDDVPIKEISITHHVKEGSEKADPRQFELRKVLGQGSFGKVFLVRKVTGPDAGQLYAMKVLKKATLKVRDRVRTKMERDILVEVNHPFIVKLHYAFQTEGKLYLILDFLRGGDLFTRLSKEVMFTEEDVKFYLAELALALDHLHGLGIIYRDLKPENILLDEAGHIKLTDFGLSKESIDHENKAYSFCGTVEYMAPEVVNRRGHTHSADWWSYGVLMFEMLTGTLPFQGKDRKETMTMILKAKLGMPQFLSSEAQSLLRNLFKRNPANRLGAGPDGVEEIKRHSFFSRIDWNKLFRTEISPPFKPAVGRPDDTFYFDPEFTAKTPRDSPGVPPSANAHQLFRGFSFVAITEEEPTPMPNTIVQQLHRSTSQYSDTYEIKEDIGVGSYSICKRCINKVTGMEYAVKIINKAKKDPTEEVEILLRYGQHPNIITLKDVYDDGRSVFLVTELMKGGELLDKILRQKFFSEREASAVLYTITKTVEYLHVNGVVHRDLKPSNILYVDESGNAESIRICDFGFAKQLRAENGLLMTPCYTANFVAPEVLKKQGYDAACDIWSLGVLLYTMLTGFTPFANGPDDTPEEILARIGSGKFSLTGGYWNSVSAEAKDLVSKMLHVDPHRRLTAAQVLRHPWVMHRDQLPKYTLNRQDAPHLVKGAMAATYSALNRNVPPVLEPVGCSTLAQRRGMKKITSTAL; via the exons gatGACGTTCCCATCAAAGAGATCAGCATCACCCACCATGTGAAGGAGGGGTCGGAGAAGGCCGACCCGCGGCAGTTCGAGCTCCGGAAAGTTCTGGGTCAGGGTTCGTTTGGGAAG GTGTTTCTGGTGAGGAAGGTCACAGGACCGGACGCAGGTCAGCTCTACGCCATGAAGGTCCTGAAGAAAGCCACGCTGAAAG ttcgcgaccgggtcagaaccaagATGGAGAGGGACATCCTGGTGGAGGTCAACCACCCCTTCATCGTCAAGCTGCATTACG CGTTTCAGACGGAGGGGAAGCTTTACCTCATCCTGGACTTCCTGAGAGGAGGAGACCTGTTCACCCGCCTCTCCAAGGAG GTCATGTTCACCGAGGAGGACGTGAAGTTCTACCTGGCGGAGCTCGCTCTGGCCCTCGACCACCTTCACGGCCTCGGCATCATTTACAGAGACCTGAAGCCTGAAAA CATCCTGCTGGACGAGGCCGGACACATCAAGCTGACAG ACTTCGGCCTGAGCAAAGAGTCGATAGACCACGAGAACAAGGCCTACTCCTTCTGCGGGACGGTGGAGTACATGGCGCCCGAGGTGGTGAACCGGCGGGGACACACGCACAGCGCCGACTGGTGGTCGTACGGCGTGCTGATG tttgagATGCTGACAGGAACGCTGCCGTTCCAAGGCAAAGACCGGAAGGAGACGATGACAATGATCCTCAA aGCCAAGCTGGGAATGCCGCAGTTCCTCAGCTCGGAAGCTCAGAGTCTCCTCAGGAACCTGTTCAAACGCAACCCAGCCAACAGACTGG GCGCCGGCCCGGACGGCGTGGAGGAAATCAAGAGGCATTCGTTCTTCAGCCGGATCGACTGGAAC AAACTTTTCCGCACAGAAATTTCTCCTCCGTTCAAACCGGCCGTCGGTCGACCTGACGACACTTTCTACTTTGATCCCGAGTTCACGGCGAAAACGCCCAGAG ACTCGCCGGGCGTCCCGCCCAGCGCCAACGCCCATCAGCTCTTCAGAGGCTTCAGCTTCGTGGCCATAACGGAGGAAGAGCCGACGCCGATGCCTAATACCATCGTACAG CAGCTTCACAGAAGCACGTCCCAGTATTCAGACACCTACGAGATCAAAGAGGACATCGGCGTCGGCTCCTACTCCATCTGCAAGCGCTGCATCAACAAAGTCACCGGCATGGAGTACGCCGTGAAG ATCATCAACAAGGCCAAGAAGGATCCAACAGAAGAAGTGGAAATCCTGCTGAGATACGGACAGCATCCGAACATCATCACCCTGAAGGAT GTGTATGACGACGGCCGCTCGGTGTTCCTGGTGACGGAGCTGATGAAGGGAGGAGAGCTGCTGGATAAGATCCTGCGGCAGAAGTTCTTCTCTGAGCGGGAAGCCAGCGCCGTGCTCTACACCATCACCAAGACCGTGGAGTATCTGCACGTCAACGGG GTGGTGCACAGAGACCTGAAGCCCAGCAACATCCTGTACGTTGACGAGAGCGGCAACGCCGAGTCCATCCGGATCTGTGACTTTGGTTTCGCCAAACAGCTGAGAGCCGAGAACGGCCTGCTCATGACGCCATGCTACACCGCCAACTTCGTCGCTCCAGAG GTGTTGAAGAAGCAGGGATACGATGCAGCCTGTGACATCTGGAGTCTGGGCGTTCTGCTATACACAATGCTAACAGG TTTTACTCCTTTTGCTAACGGTCCAGATGACACACCAGAGGAGATTCTGGCTCGGATCGGCAGTGGGAAGTTCTCCCTCACTGGAGGATACTGGAACTCTGTCTCTGCTGAAGCAAAG GATCTGGTGTCCAAGATGCTGCATGTAGATCCTCATCGGCGACTGACGGCGGCTCAAGTCCTCAGACATCCCTGGGTGATGCACAGAGACCAGCTGCCCAAATACACCCTGAACAGACAGGATGCACCACACCTCGTCAAg GGCGCCATGGCCGCCACCTACTCGGCCCTGAACCGGAACGTTCCCCCGGTCCTGGAGCCGGTGGGCTGCTCCACTCTGGCCCAGCGGAGGGGGATGAAGAAGATCACCTCCACCGCTCTTtga